One genomic segment of Flavobacteriaceae bacterium includes these proteins:
- a CDS encoding DUF4293 family protein, which translates to MIQRVQTIYLFLIALISGGLVFVCSLWTLNDGTEEFIPNLFFKSGIFLKSIPTLFLISSVISLIAIFTFKNRKLQFVLGRIIMLIHLFLLGLLVSFSLTLSGEAVVSEKGIGMFLPILVILLAVAANRAIKKDEDLVKSADRLR; encoded by the coding sequence ATGATTCAAAGGGTACAAACCATATACCTATTTTTAATAGCTCTTATATCCGGAGGACTGGTTTTTGTATGTAGTTTGTGGACATTAAATGATGGCACAGAAGAATTTATTCCAAATTTATTTTTCAAATCCGGAATTTTCTTAAAATCAATTCCAACATTATTTTTAATATCGTCTGTCATTTCTTTGATCGCTATCTTTACTTTTAAGAACAGAAAACTTCAGTTTGTTCTTGGACGTATTATCATGCTGATCCATCTTTTTCTATTAGGATTGCTAGTTTCTTTCTCTCTAACTTTATCCGGAGAAGCTGTGGTTTCTGAGAAAGGTATTGGGATGTTCTTACCTATACTTGTTATTCTATTAGCCGTAGCAGCGAATAGAGCAATAAAGAAAGATGAAGATCTTGTAAAATCTGCAGATAGATTGCGATAA
- a CDS encoding peptidylprolyl isomerase, with translation MAILSKIRERSAALIIIIGLALFAFVVDPSTLTDFFDSSKVDEVGIVNGEIISGKEYAEALETYRVQTGNRVSEMQAAQTIWDNLLRKKIYKEQLNKAGVTLGEEDIWQEIVKENSGVPQFLNEAGLFDEEKLKQYVTSIKEAGGESAVRWQEYVNGVVTRLEIATYNKLISGGLGASLKEAEIQYMMNYTKLNGDYVYLPFTSIPDSTVTVSKSDIESYIKAHRAEFEVAPSRSISYVKFAITPSQEDEVAIKNEVAALLEDRKEPNNVTNQTETLSGLRNTDDIAIFFEDNKSDIPLDTTYKFKKDISVTISDEIFEGNTGDTFGPYKENEHYKITKIIAITKIPDSVKASHILISHIGAARASAEVTKTETQAKITADSILKVVRKDKSKFEALAKEFSTDKSNSDTGGSLGKFDYKRMVPEFRDYAFSGKKGNIGVVKTAFGYHVIKIEDQNKPQKVVKLATYVRKIEASEETENKVFQNSEEFALELAKDTKINDAAKTKGYEVIPSVGLKVLDEDIARLGKERQIVKWAFDKETKIGSYKRFEVNKGHVVAVLTAANEEGLPSAASVTNRVKPILLKEAKATLLKAKMNGASLSEIAESNHTTVKTIANASLNTPSITGIGTEPNVLGAMYHSEPNKLYTKIVGDKGIFAFVLKKKEPPTTLPNYDTNRNKIADSRKNQTSNIYEAIKNASDIEDNRAAFYGVN, from the coding sequence ATGGCAATTTTATCAAAAATCAGAGAACGTTCAGCGGCTTTGATCATTATTATCGGTTTGGCACTTTTTGCTTTTGTAGTAGACCCTTCCACACTAACGGATTTCTTTGACTCGTCAAAAGTAGATGAAGTAGGAATCGTTAACGGGGAAATTATCTCCGGAAAAGAGTATGCAGAGGCATTAGAGACATACAGGGTTCAGACAGGAAACAGGGTATCGGAAATGCAGGCCGCTCAAACGATATGGGATAACTTGCTTAGAAAAAAAATATATAAAGAACAATTAAACAAAGCCGGTGTTACTTTAGGAGAAGAAGATATCTGGCAGGAAATTGTAAAAGAGAACAGTGGAGTCCCCCAGTTTTTAAATGAAGCGGGCTTATTTGACGAAGAAAAACTAAAACAGTATGTTACAAGTATAAAAGAAGCCGGAGGGGAGAGTGCTGTACGTTGGCAAGAATACGTTAATGGTGTGGTTACAAGATTGGAAATAGCTACCTATAATAAATTAATAAGTGGCGGTTTGGGAGCTTCTCTAAAAGAAGCCGAAATTCAGTACATGATGAACTATACAAAACTCAATGGAGACTATGTGTATCTGCCATTTACCTCAATTCCGGATAGTACGGTTACTGTTTCCAAATCAGATATTGAAAGCTATATCAAAGCACATAGAGCAGAGTTTGAAGTAGCACCTTCAAGAAGCATTTCTTATGTAAAATTTGCCATTACTCCAAGCCAGGAAGATGAAGTAGCAATAAAAAATGAAGTAGCGGCATTATTGGAAGATCGGAAAGAGCCCAACAATGTAACAAATCAGACGGAGACATTATCAGGGCTTAGAAATACCGATGATATTGCAATATTTTTTGAAGATAACAAATCCGATATTCCATTAGATACCACTTATAAATTTAAAAAAGATATATCAGTTACCATTTCCGATGAGATCTTTGAAGGAAATACGGGAGATACTTTTGGACCTTATAAAGAAAATGAGCACTATAAAATAACCAAGATAATAGCAATTACAAAGATTCCGGATTCGGTAAAGGCAAGTCATATATTGATCTCCCATATAGGTGCAGCCAGAGCATCTGCAGAGGTAACTAAAACGGAAACGCAGGCCAAAATAACAGCAGATAGCATTTTAAAAGTGGTACGGAAAGACAAGTCTAAATTTGAGGCATTGGCAAAGGAATTTTCTACGGATAAATCCAATTCGGATACAGGAGGAAGCTTAGGTAAATTCGACTATAAAAGAATGGTACCTGAGTTTAGAGATTATGCTTTTTCAGGGAAAAAAGGAAATATCGGGGTGGTAAAAACCGCTTTTGGATATCATGTGATTAAGATTGAAGATCAAAACAAACCCCAAAAAGTAGTGAAATTAGCTACCTATGTAAGAAAAATAGAAGCCTCTGAGGAAACCGAAAATAAAGTTTTCCAGAATTCGGAAGAATTTGCTCTTGAATTGGCAAAAGATACTAAGATTAATGATGCTGCCAAGACCAAAGGGTATGAGGTAATACCCTCTGTTGGATTAAAAGTTTTAGATGAAGATATCGCGAGGTTGGGTAAGGAGAGGCAGATCGTAAAATGGGCATTTGATAAAGAAACCAAAATCGGAAGCTATAAGAGGTTTGAAGTAAACAAAGGGCATGTAGTTGCCGTGTTAACCGCTGCCAATGAAGAAGGGCTACCTTCTGCTGCATCAGTTACCAATAGAGTAAAACCCATTTTATTAAAAGAAGCAAAAGCAACACTTTTGAAAGCCAAAATGAATGGGGCATCTTTATCGGAAATAGCCGAATCAAACCATACTACGGTAAAAACAATTGCAAATGCAAGTTTAAATACACCTTCTATTACAGGAATAGGAACAGAGCCTAATGTATTGGGAGCTATGTACCATTCGGAACCAAATAAATTGTATACTAAAATAGTAGGAGACAAAGGCATTTTTGCTTTTGTTCTTAAAAAGAAAGAACCCCCCACTACTTTACCAAACTATGATACAAACAGGAATAAGATCGCTGATTCAAGAAAAAACCAGACGTCTAATATATACGAAGCCATTAAAAATGCATCAGATATAGAAGATAATAGGGCTGCTTTTTATGGAGTAAATTAA
- a CDS encoding DUF4856 domain-containing protein gives MLTAVILLSLTSCSNDDDTNTGNPVTAPTTYTFERNGSTSVSFSGQTTRILMAEEIINALKNPVFTEVQIDAMYNHTQGANNFSNTNLNASDKVVRSKTAASFDFFAGSANSSVLTDFDGWIAEQVSSVYPVWNQNAAAGVAGGLQEGGGGSTRYINAKGLELNQVFNKGLIGAMIVDQMLNNYISSNVLGNFEAANDAGTLVTGKNYTDMEHDWDEAFGYLFGTAPDAANPLTNIGTASGQNGDDSFLSKYLDRVNDDPDFNGIANDIYNALKLGRAAIVAKNYTVRNQQAEIIREKVSEVIGVRSVFYLQQAKATLEASSNPDYAAAFHDLSEAFGFIYSLQFTRKPNSNSPYLSRTEVQAILADIYTNNANGFWDVTPAILQTSAEAIAAEFNFTVGQAGSSN, from the coding sequence ATCTTAACCGCAGTCATACTATTATCCCTTACCTCTTGCTCTAACGATGACGATACGAATACCGGCAATCCTGTAACAGCTCCGACCACATATACTTTTGAACGCAACGGTTCTACCAGCGTGAGTTTTAGTGGCCAGACGACTCGTATTTTAATGGCAGAGGAAATTATAAATGCCTTAAAAAACCCTGTTTTTACGGAAGTACAAATAGATGCGATGTACAACCATACTCAAGGTGCTAACAATTTTTCCAACACAAACTTAAATGCATCTGACAAAGTAGTGAGAAGCAAAACCGCAGCTTCATTTGACTTTTTTGCGGGAAGTGCCAACAGTAGCGTACTTACCGATTTTGACGGTTGGATTGCAGAGCAGGTTAGCAGCGTATATCCTGTATGGAACCAAAACGCAGCTGCCGGCGTTGCAGGAGGGTTGCAAGAAGGCGGGGGTGGATCTACCCGCTATATCAATGCAAAAGGTCTGGAACTAAATCAAGTTTTTAATAAAGGTTTGATAGGGGCTATGATAGTAGACCAAATGCTAAACAATTATATCAGTTCTAATGTGTTAGGCAATTTTGAAGCAGCCAATGATGCCGGAACACTTGTTACCGGGAAAAATTATACGGATATGGAACACGATTGGGATGAAGCGTTCGGTTATCTTTTCGGCACTGCACCCGATGCTGCAAATCCTTTAACAAATATAGGCACAGCTTCCGGGCAAAACGGAGATGATTCGTTTTTAAGTAAGTATCTTGACAGGGTAAACGACGATCCGGATTTCAACGGTATTGCAAACGACATTTACAATGCCCTGAAATTAGGGCGTGCCGCAATTGTTGCCAAAAACTATACCGTACGCAACCAACAAGCTGAAATTATTCGGGAAAAAGTCTCGGAAGTTATCGGTGTCAGATCCGTGTTTTATTTACAACAGGCCAAAGCCACTCTAGAGGCAAGCAGCAATCCCGATTATGCCGCTGCATTCCACGATTTATCCGAAGCTTTTGGTTTTATTTACAGCTTACAGTTTACGAGGAAACCCAACTCAAATTCACCATACTTGTCGAGGACAGAAGTCCAGGCTATTTTGGCTGATATATATACAAATAATGCCAACGGATTTTGGGATGTAACCCCTGCAATTTTACAAACAAGTGCCGAAGCCATTGCTGCTGAATTTAACTTTACGGTAGGTCAGGCAGGAAGTTCAAACTAA
- the lptC gene encoding LPS export ABC transporter periplasmic protein LptC, whose product MKINTYIIVKNSAVALAIGLFFSCKNSTKQVRNFLAEKNLPISVAKKVYHVYKDSGVITSKLYTPLLNDFRNRDEHPYHEFPEGIKIINFENNGKDSVTIIGDYALSYTKTAISEIKDNVVIINHTEDSKLETDQLFWDQNTQYFFSEKKFILVKNKDTTRGYGFESKENLSKWISKNITGAFDLKENEL is encoded by the coding sequence ATGAAAATAAACACTTATATAATTGTAAAAAACAGTGCGGTTGCTCTTGCAATAGGACTGTTTTTTTCTTGTAAGAACAGTACAAAGCAAGTACGGAATTTTTTAGCTGAAAAAAACCTCCCGATAAGTGTCGCAAAAAAAGTCTATCATGTATATAAAGACTCGGGGGTGATTACATCAAAATTGTATACACCGCTGTTAAATGATTTTAGAAATAGAGACGAACATCCGTATCATGAATTTCCGGAAGGAATTAAAATCATTAACTTTGAAAATAACGGAAAGGATTCCGTAACGATTATAGGAGACTATGCTCTTTCCTATACAAAAACAGCCATTTCGGAAATAAAAGACAACGTGGTCATTATAAACCATACTGAAGACTCTAAATTGGAAACAGATCAGCTTTTCTGGGATCAGAATACGCAGTATTTTTTTTCTGAAAAAAAATTTATCCTTGTTAAGAATAAAGATACAACAAGAGGATATGGATTTGAATCTAAAGAAAACCTCAGCAAATGGATTTCAAAAAATATAACCGGGGCTTTTGATCTTAAAGAAAACGAATTATGA
- a CDS encoding peptidase M75 superfamily protein, whose amino-acid sequence MKKARLKMYLSIMPVLVLLIASCCSDDNSGGTSNNFDRQAMLVIWADHLIIPAYRAFQTKMTALKSASDIFVQTPTEANLLILRQEWQAAYIAWQSVSMFEIGPAEDMQYRGFMNIYPTDATSIENSIASGTYSLVSVSTQDEQGFPAIDYLINGLSDVSDSEIVNFYTSNANAAGYKAYLNDVITKMNTLTTQVISDWQGSYRNTFVSNSGSSASSTVDRFVNDYIFYYEKALRAGKIGIPAGVFSNNILPGNVEAYYKADLSKQLFNTALNAVQDFFNGKHFNSNTTGASLKSYLDFLNTIKNGEDLSTLINNQFDATRSSAINLSTNFANQVQNNNTQMLATYDQLQANVVLLKVDMLQALDINVDFVDADGD is encoded by the coding sequence ATGAAAAAAGCCAGATTAAAAATGTACCTATCCATAATGCCTGTTTTGGTGTTATTGATTGCCTCTTGCTGTTCTGATGACAACTCAGGCGGAACAAGTAACAACTTTGACCGCCAGGCAATGCTTGTCATTTGGGCAGATCATCTTATCATTCCTGCTTACCGGGCTTTTCAAACAAAGATGACTGCACTTAAAAGTGCTTCGGATATTTTTGTACAAACTCCTACTGAGGCTAATTTGTTGATTCTTAGGCAAGAATGGCAAGCTGCCTATATTGCCTGGCAATCGGTCTCTATGTTTGAGATCGGGCCTGCGGAAGATATGCAATATCGGGGTTTTATGAATATCTATCCTACAGATGCCACGAGTATAGAAAATAGTATTGCCTCCGGCACTTATAGCCTTGTTAGCGTATCCACCCAGGATGAGCAGGGGTTTCCTGCGATAGATTATTTGATTAACGGATTAAGTGATGTCTCTGACTCGGAAATTGTAAACTTTTATACTTCCAACGCTAACGCAGCTGGTTATAAGGCATATCTAAATGATGTGATAACCAAAATGAACACCTTAACAACTCAGGTTATTTCCGACTGGCAAGGCAGTTATAGAAATACATTTGTAAGCAATAGCGGATCGTCTGCATCAAGTACGGTAGACCGTTTTGTAAATGATTATATTTTCTATTACGAAAAAGCGCTAAGAGCGGGAAAAATAGGCATCCCGGCCGGCGTATTCTCTAACAATATACTTCCCGGTAATGTAGAAGCGTATTACAAGGCCGATTTGTCTAAGCAATTGTTTAATACAGCGCTAAATGCAGTACAAGATTTTTTTAACGGGAAGCATTTTAATAGCAATACCACAGGAGCAAGTCTTAAAAGCTATCTCGACTTTTTAAACACCATCAAAAATGGCGAAGACCTAAGTACACTCATCAATAATCAGTTTGATGCTACTCGTTCATCAGCCATAAATCTAAGTACTAATTTTGCCAATCAGGTTCAAAATAACAATACTCAAATGCTTGCGACCTATGACCAACTACAAGCAAATGTTGTTTTGTTAAAAGTAGATATGCTACAAGCCTTAGACATTAATGTTGATTTTGTCGATGCAGATGGCGATTAG
- a CDS encoding response regulator, with the protein MKEKIYVHVADDHKILIEGIIAVINTDDNIEVEGYSLTGREVIDWSKEKKADILILDINMPVFDGIDVLKFFQTNEIEQKVIILSSYDDVDLVKQLLHLGVKGFLSKNSAGEHIIKAIKVVAKGGQYFSDDIKNNLFKSYTGQKVKEGDRPESTIAYNLTERELEVLKLIAKQNSTAEISDILHISTNTVETYRKNLFKKTKVKNAVGLAMYAVKNNII; encoded by the coding sequence ATGAAAGAAAAGATATACGTTCACGTAGCTGATGATCATAAGATACTGATTGAAGGAATTATAGCTGTAATAAATACTGATGATAATATAGAGGTAGAAGGATACTCTCTAACAGGAAGAGAAGTCATAGATTGGTCAAAAGAGAAAAAAGCTGATATCTTGATTTTAGATATAAATATGCCGGTATTTGATGGCATTGATGTCTTAAAGTTTTTTCAGACTAATGAAATTGAGCAAAAAGTAATTATACTGTCTAGTTATGATGATGTGGATTTGGTAAAACAATTACTTCACCTTGGGGTGAAGGGCTTTCTATCTAAAAATAGTGCCGGAGAGCATATTATAAAAGCAATAAAAGTAGTAGCAAAAGGAGGGCAGTATTTTAGTGATGACATAAAAAACAATTTGTTTAAGTCGTACACGGGGCAGAAAGTGAAAGAAGGAGATAGACCGGAAAGCACAATAGCTTATAATTTGACAGAAAGGGAGTTAGAAGTTTTAAAACTAATAGCGAAACAAAATAGTACGGCAGAAATATCAGACATATTACATATTAGTACAAACACGGTAGAAACCTATAGAAAAAATTTATTTAAAAAAACCAAAGTTAAAAATGCAGTAGGCTTGGCAATGTATGCAGTGAAAAACAATATTATATAG
- a CDS encoding GLPGLI family protein — protein MKRKLLIQFILWHFFASSLYSQTLLVEYDYLDKQPTNSILASKKEFGLILNSEKSLYKLKNDKLLYVESDEKIVKNGVVREQISDDYVKVTTEEPQVFYKDIYKNSLIYSTAIFNKIVYVKEKLDKFNWIYITEKDSTFLNFKCKLAKTRFRGVGWDIYYTDELSFYGGPWKFNGLPGVVLYAESNDGNHKFEATSIQTKKETIKINNPFIQKETITWTEFTKTLKKKLQNIVKKAKAEDPDGDIRITLSDLIEDVGFTVIE, from the coding sequence ATGAAACGTAAGCTATTAATCCAATTTATACTATGGCATTTTTTTGCATCAAGTCTATACTCTCAAACTTTATTGGTTGAATATGACTATTTAGATAAGCAACCCACAAATTCAATCCTAGCAAGTAAAAAAGAATTTGGTTTAATCTTAAATTCTGAAAAGTCATTATATAAATTAAAAAATGACAAATTATTATATGTTGAATCAGACGAAAAAATAGTTAAGAATGGTGTTGTTAGAGAACAAATATCGGATGACTATGTGAAAGTTACCACTGAAGAACCACAGGTCTTTTATAAAGATATTTATAAAAATTCTTTGATATATAGTACAGCAATATTTAATAAAATTGTTTATGTTAAAGAAAAACTAGATAAATTTAATTGGATTTATATTACTGAAAAAGATAGTACTTTTCTTAATTTTAAATGTAAATTAGCTAAAACAAGGTTTCGAGGAGTTGGTTGGGATATCTATTACACTGATGAATTATCATTTTATGGTGGACCTTGGAAATTTAATGGTTTGCCTGGTGTTGTGCTTTATGCAGAATCCAATGATGGTAATCATAAGTTTGAGGCTACATCAATACAGACAAAAAAGGAAACTATTAAAATCAACAACCCATTTATACAAAAGGAAACAATCACTTGGACTGAATTCACAAAGACACTTAAAAAAAAATTACAAAATATTGTCAAAAAAGCTAAAGCTGAAGATCCCGATGGCGACATTAGAATAACTTTAAGTGACTTAATTGAAGATGTTGGGTTTACAGTAATTGAATAA
- a CDS encoding type III pantothenate kinase encodes MNLVIDVGNTRVKAAVFKGIAIVWSISFDHHDIEIKIKELKKKYPVSRVMLSKVTTKISTEIKNILESDFFIELSNTTPVPFKNVYNSPKTLGIDRIALAAAAVEKYPDTNVLIIDAGTCITFDFVSSKKAYTGGAISPGVQMRYKALHEYTDALPNLKPEYSANLTGTTTKEAIHIGVLSGVVKEIEGTIHEYKMKYSDLTVVLTGGDTNFLAKQLKSSIFANQNFLLEGLNSILIFNTNT; translated from the coding sequence ATGAATCTGGTTATCGATGTTGGAAATACGAGAGTAAAAGCCGCTGTTTTCAAGGGTATTGCTATAGTATGGAGCATTTCTTTTGATCATCATGACATTGAAATTAAAATCAAGGAACTCAAAAAAAAATACCCTGTTTCCAGAGTAATGCTATCAAAAGTTACGACAAAAATAAGCACTGAAATTAAAAATATATTGGAAAGTGACTTCTTCATTGAACTATCTAATACAACTCCCGTTCCTTTTAAAAATGTATACAATTCTCCTAAAACTTTAGGAATAGATAGAATTGCGTTAGCGGCTGCTGCCGTAGAAAAATATCCCGATACGAATGTATTAATTATCGACGCGGGAACCTGTATTACTTTTGATTTTGTCAGTAGTAAGAAAGCATATACGGGCGGTGCTATTTCCCCCGGAGTACAAATGCGCTATAAAGCGTTGCATGAATATACGGATGCTTTGCCCAATCTCAAACCGGAGTACTCAGCAAATCTGACCGGTACTACTACCAAAGAAGCTATCCACATAGGTGTTTTAAGCGGAGTTGTTAAAGAAATAGAAGGTACTATACACGAGTATAAAATGAAGTATTCAGATTTAACAGTTGTTTTAACAGGCGGAGATACAAATTTCTTGGCTAAACAATTAAAAAGTAGCATATTTGCCAATCAAAATTTTCTCTTGGAAGGATTAAATTCAATATTGATTTTTAATACGAATACATGA
- a CDS encoding transcription termination factor Rho codes for MLEISELKAKTLVELHEIAKAIGLKKTSQLKKLDLVYQIVDTQAVSLPRSEKPKRKRITKPVPAKEVKSQEAIQKDPVKKEDRQKTQTKPVDRDKTVAEESSVNTNEPKETFENKANHQKQKQQQQNNRNKNQNNQNRDKSTQKNGNKYRDPDFEFDGIIESEGVLEMMPDGYGFLRSSDYNYLSSPDDIYVSQSQIKLFGLKTGDTVKGNVRPPKEGEKYFPLIRVSRINGLRPNVVRDRISFEHLTPLFPQEKFNVAEKGSSLSTRIIDLFSPIGKGQRGMIVAQPKTGKTMLLKDVANAIAANHPEVYQIVLLIDERPEEVTDMQRNVKGEVIASTFDEPAEKHVRVANIVLEKAKRLVECGHDVVILLDSITRLARAYNTVAPASGKILSGGIDANALHKPKRFFGAARNIENGGSLTIIATALTETGSKMDEVIFEEFKGTGNMELQLDRNISNRRIYPAIDLIKSSTRRDDLLLDDKTVQRMWVLRKYLADMNPIEAMEFINEKIKFSRNNDEFLISMNG; via the coding sequence ATGCTCGAGATTTCGGAATTAAAAGCAAAAACTCTTGTTGAATTACATGAAATTGCTAAAGCTATTGGTTTAAAGAAAACCAGTCAACTAAAAAAGTTAGATTTAGTATATCAGATAGTAGATACCCAAGCCGTGAGCTTGCCTAGAAGTGAAAAACCCAAAAGAAAACGAATCACCAAACCTGTTCCTGCCAAAGAAGTAAAATCTCAGGAGGCTATACAGAAAGATCCTGTTAAAAAAGAGGACAGGCAAAAAACACAAACAAAACCTGTTGACAGGGATAAAACAGTAGCTGAGGAATCCTCAGTTAATACAAATGAACCTAAAGAAACTTTTGAGAACAAAGCTAATCATCAAAAGCAAAAACAGCAACAGCAAAATAACAGGAATAAAAATCAGAATAACCAAAACCGAGATAAGAGTACTCAAAAAAATGGGAACAAATATAGAGATCCTGACTTTGAGTTTGATGGAATTATTGAGAGCGAGGGCGTTCTGGAAATGATGCCGGACGGTTATGGTTTTCTGAGATCTTCGGATTATAATTATTTATCGTCCCCGGATGATATTTATGTTTCTCAATCTCAAATAAAATTATTTGGTCTGAAAACCGGAGATACGGTTAAAGGGAATGTCAGGCCTCCTAAAGAAGGTGAAAAATATTTCCCCTTAATCAGAGTTTCCAGAATAAACGGATTGAGGCCTAATGTTGTAAGAGATCGCATTTCTTTTGAGCATTTAACTCCTTTGTTCCCTCAAGAGAAATTTAATGTAGCGGAAAAAGGCAGTTCATTATCTACCAGGATTATCGATTTATTTTCTCCTATAGGTAAAGGGCAACGTGGCATGATTGTAGCACAGCCGAAAACCGGTAAAACAATGCTCTTAAAAGATGTTGCCAATGCAATTGCTGCTAATCATCCGGAAGTTTATCAAATTGTACTCTTAATTGACGAAAGGCCGGAAGAAGTTACAGATATGCAGAGGAACGTTAAAGGAGAAGTAATCGCATCAACTTTTGATGAACCTGCTGAAAAACATGTAAGAGTCGCCAATATTGTTCTTGAAAAGGCTAAACGCCTGGTAGAATGCGGACATGATGTGGTAATTCTTCTGGATTCCATTACTCGTTTGGCAAGAGCATACAATACGGTAGCTCCTGCTTCCGGAAAAATATTATCCGGGGGTATTGATGCAAATGCTTTACATAAACCAAAAAGGTTCTTCGGAGCTGCCAGAAATATAGAAAACGGAGGTTCTTTAACTATTATAGCTACTGCACTGACAGAAACCGGTTCTAAGATGGATGAGGTTATTTTTGAAGAATTTAAAGGTACCGGTAATATGGAACTTCAGTTAGACAGAAATATTTCTAACAGAAGAATTTATCCTGCTATTGATTTGATTAAGTCCAGTACACGTAGAGATGATCTGCTATTGGATGATAAAACTGTACAACGCATGTGGGTATTGCGTAAATATTTAGCAGATATGAATCCTATAGAAGCAATGGAGTTTATTAATGAAAAAATTAAATTCTCCAGAAATAATGACGAGTTTTTAATTTCTATGAACGGGTAA